A DNA window from Halanaerobium saccharolyticum subsp. saccharolyticum DSM 6643 contains the following coding sequences:
- a CDS encoding trans-sulfuration enzyme family protein, giving the protein MKKKKKIGFSSRAVHIGHEPCPETGALVSPIYQTSTYTYENTEEAGKIFSGEKFGYLYGRDHSPTELQLEEKIASLENGEACKAFASGMAAISAVAFALLESGDHVICGDVVYGGTYGLFHKVMSKYDVEVTYVDTSNIENIEAAIRDNTKYLHIETPANPTLRLTDIKKTANLCKKHGIKLVVDNTFMTPYYQRPLDLGADIVVHSATKYMGGHGDLIAGVVVGSKEFIEEGLHEPVTKIGGLIAPFIAFLLKRGLQTLPVRMEKHSSNAIKVAKFLEGRPEFKKVIFPGLESHPQHLLAKEQMGGSFGALICVEVEGGLEAGRKLVDNLEMISLAVSLGDVGTLVQHPASMTHKSLPVEERIESGITDGLIRFSIGIEDPEDIIEDIEQALEKL; this is encoded by the coding sequence ATGAAGAAAAAAAAGAAGATTGGTTTTTCATCTAGAGCAGTACACATAGGACATGAGCCTTGTCCAGAAACAGGAGCATTAGTTTCTCCAATATATCAAACTTCTACTTATACTTATGAGAATACAGAAGAAGCAGGAAAAATATTTTCTGGAGAAAAGTTTGGTTATTTATATGGTAGAGATCACAGCCCAACCGAATTGCAGTTAGAAGAAAAAATTGCCTCATTAGAAAACGGAGAAGCTTGTAAAGCTTTTGCATCTGGAATGGCTGCTATTTCAGCAGTAGCATTTGCTTTATTAGAGTCTGGAGATCATGTGATTTGTGGTGATGTTGTTTATGGAGGAACATATGGGCTTTTCCATAAGGTTATGTCAAAGTATGATGTTGAAGTGACTTATGTTGATACAAGTAATATTGAAAATATTGAAGCAGCTATTAGAGATAATACTAAATATTTGCATATTGAAACTCCAGCAAATCCTACTTTAAGATTAACAGATATTAAAAAAACAGCAAACTTATGCAAAAAACATGGCATTAAATTAGTTGTTGATAATACATTTATGACTCCCTATTATCAAAGGCCTTTAGATTTAGGTGCAGATATTGTTGTTCACAGTGCAACCAAATATATGGGAGGTCATGGAGATTTAATAGCTGGTGTTGTAGTTGGTTCAAAAGAATTCATTGAAGAGGGATTACATGAACCAGTAACAAAAATTGGTGGGCTAATTGCACCTTTTATAGCATTTTTACTTAAAAGAGGCTTACAAACTTTACCTGTTAGAATGGAAAAACATTCTAGCAATGCAATAAAAGTGGCTAAATTCTTAGAAGGACGACCAGAATTTAAAAAGGTTATTTTCCCTGGTTTAGAAAGTCATCCTCAACATCTCTTAGCAAAAGAACAAATGGGAGGTTCATTTGGAGCATTAATTTGTGTAGAAGTTGAAGGGGGTTTAGAAGCAGGTAGAAAATTAGTAGATAATTTAGAAATGATTTCTCTTGCTGTAAGTTTGGGCGATGTAGGTACTTTAGTCCAGCATCCTGCATCTATGACTCACAAATCTCTTCCTGTTGAAGAAAGAATAGAAAGTGGTATTACTGATGGATTAATTAGATTTTCAATAGGTATTGAAGATCCTGAAGATATTATTGAAGATATTGAACAAGCATTAGAAAAGTTATAA
- a CDS encoding sugar phosphate isomerase/epimerase family protein: MSDRKYSVGIWAYGGCGDRFSENGYQKNRSFKEKLELAAKTKNLSGVEVHYNGDFKDDDFAEAKKLIKSSGLQIAAVDCETFGDRKFRKGALTSTDPKIRKDAVEIVKRAGEVAKELNAAVVNLWPGADGYDYSFQLDYEKEIELMVKSIKEISKANPDVKYSLEYKIKEPRIRSTIGTAAKATALIKDAGVDNFGVTMDFGHSMVARENPAEASAFLDRYNLLYHVHLNDNSRDWDDDLIVNTYHFWETLELIYYLKKLNYNGWIGLDMSPKRENQIEAVEYSIETLERMFKYIEKIDEEKLLESLKEQDVLKAHKLINKEIFI; this comes from the coding sequence ATGTCAGATAGAAAATATTCAGTTGGAATCTGGGCTTATGGAGGTTGTGGAGATAGATTTTCTGAAAATGGTTACCAAAAAAATAGAAGTTTTAAAGAAAAATTAGAATTAGCTGCAAAAACTAAAAATCTATCAGGGGTTGAAGTTCACTATAATGGTGATTTTAAAGATGATGATTTTGCAGAAGCAAAAAAATTAATTAAGTCTAGTGGCCTTCAAATAGCTGCAGTAGACTGTGAAACATTTGGGGATAGAAAATTTCGCAAGGGCGCTTTAACTTCAACTGATCCTAAAATAAGAAAAGATGCAGTTGAAATAGTTAAAAGAGCAGGGGAAGTTGCTAAAGAATTAAACGCTGCTGTTGTTAACTTATGGCCAGGAGCAGATGGATATGATTATTCTTTTCAACTTGATTACGAAAAAGAAATAGAATTAATGGTAAAATCTATAAAAGAAATAAGTAAAGCAAATCCGGATGTTAAATATTCTTTAGAATATAAGATTAAAGAACCTCGAATAAGATCTACAATCGGAACTGCTGCTAAAGCAACAGCTTTAATTAAAGATGCAGGAGTAGATAACTTTGGAGTTACAATGGATTTTGGCCATTCTATGGTTGCAAGAGAAAATCCGGCAGAAGCATCAGCATTTCTAGATCGTTATAATTTACTTTATCATGTTCATCTCAATGATAATTCTCGAGACTGGGATGATGATTTAATAGTTAACACATATCACTTCTGGGAAACATTAGAATTAATATATTACTTAAAAAAATTAAATTACAATGGGTGGATCGGTCTTGATATGTCACCTAAAAGAGAAAATCAAATTGAAGCAGTAGAATATTCAATTGAAACCTTAGAAAGAATGTTTAAATATATTGAAAAAATTGATGAAGAAAAATTGTTAGAATCATTAAAAGAACAAGATGTTTTAAAAGCACATAAATTAATTAATAAAGAAATCTTTATTTAA